One genomic window of Paramormyrops kingsleyae isolate MSU_618 chromosome 20, PKINGS_0.4, whole genome shotgun sequence includes the following:
- the LOC140581266 gene encoding uncharacterized protein: MTFNINRDCKIHRQTRTEKSSHLCSECGKSFSRLGHLKIHQRIHTGERPYQCSQCGKSFSELGTLKIHQRIHTGERPYQCSQCGKSFRHLGHLKNHQRIHTGERPYQCSQCGKSFIQSGTLKIHQRIHTGERPYQCSQCGKRFSELRYLESHQWIHTGERPYQCSQCGKSFRHLGPLKVHQRIHTGERPYQCSQCGKSFSEIGTLKNHQRMHTGEGPYQCSQCGKSFSELGTLKNHQRMHTGERPYQCSQCGKSFRHLGHLKNHQRIHTGERPYQCSQCGKSFSELGNLKKHQLIHTGERPYQCSQCGKSFSELGNLKKHQLIHTGERAYQCSQCGKSFIQSGTLKIHQRIHTGERPYQCSQCGKSFSELGTLKKHQRIHTGERPYQCSQCGKSFSQLGTLKVHQQIHTGERPYQCSQCGKSFSELGNLKKHQLIHTGERPYQCSQCGKSFSKSGTLKNHQRIHTGERPYQCSQ; the protein is encoded by the coding sequence ATGACTTTCAATATAAACAGAGACTGTAAAATACACAGGCAGACTCGTACAGAGAAGTCGTCCCATCTGTGTTctgagtgtgggaagagcttcagtcgatTAGGACACCTAAAGatccaccagcggattcacacaggagagaggccctaccagtgctcccagtgcgggaagagctttagtgagttaggaaccctaaagatccaccagcggattcacacaggagagaggccctaccagtgctcccagtgtgggaagagcttcagacatttaggacacctaaagaatcaccagcggattcacacaggagagaggccctaccagtgctcccagtgtgggaagagctttattcagtcaggaaccctaaagatccaccagcggattcacacaggagagaggccctaccagtgctcccagtgtgggaagagatTTAGTGAGTTAAGATACCTAGAGAGTCACCagtggattcacacaggagagaggccctaccagtgctctcagtgtgggaagagcttcagacaTTTAGGACCCCTAAAGgtccaccagcggattcacacaggagagaggccttaccagtgctcccagtgtgggaagagctttagtgagatAGGAACCCTAAAGAATCACCAGCGGATGCACACGGGAGAggggccctaccagtgctcccagtgtggcaagagctttagtgagctaggaaccctaaagaatcaccagcggatgcacacaggagagaggccctaccagtgctcccagtgtgggaagagcttcagacatttaggacacctaaagaatcaccagcggattcacacaggagagaggccctaccagtgctcccagtgtgggaagagctttagtgagttaggaaacctaaagaaacaccagctgattcacacaggagagaggccctaccagtgctcccagtgtgggaagagctttagtgagttaggaaacctaaagaaacaccagctgattcacacaggagagagggcCTACCAGTGCtctcagtgtgggaagagctttattcAATCAGGAACCCTAAAGatccaccagcggattcacacaggagagaggccctaccagtgctcccagtgtgggaagagctttagtgagttaggaaccctaaagaaacaccagcggattcacacaggagagaggccctaccagtgctcccagtgtgggaagagcttcagtcaattaggaaccctaaaggtccaccagcagattcacacaggagagaggccctaccagtgctcccagtgtgggaagagctttagtgagttaggaaacctaaagaaacaccagctgattcacacaggagagaggccctaccagtgctctcagtgtgggaagagctttagtaagtcaggaaccctaaagaatcaccagcggattcacacaggagagaggccctaccagtgctcccagtga